The genomic region CCTTACCCGAGCcacaaacagaaagcaagagcCAGGCCCCCCCGAGCCGGCCGGCtccccggcagcgctgccccgaCAGCAGCCGCacggcggggccggagccgccggccccgggggctgcgcggggacGGGGTGCGGTTCCCCGGGGCGCGGGCACGGCCTCACCTGCCTCTCGCTGAGCTGCAGCATCTTGGCCAGGCGCTTCCTCTCCGGCGGGGAGAGGTATTTCTGTGTCTCGAACTTCTTCTCCAGCTCGATGGTCTGGTCGTTGGAGAAGCGGACCTGCCCACCTTTCCTCTTGTGCAGCGGCCGCTGGATGAAGGGGCTCCACAGCAGCGGCTTCCCTTCAAAGAGGGGCACAGCGCCGAGGGTCACCGGCCGGCCAGCCGCGAACACGCGTGccgggggagccccggcccctgcccgaGCCCGGGCCTGCAGGCGCGCCGGGTCCAGGGCCCGCTAATTTCCTTCGCCTGATTTTATTTCCCCCAGTTCCTAGTCTGATCTTTCGCCTCCTCTGATTTTTCACCTCCGCCGAACAGAGAGACCAGTTAAAGCCCTCTACGGGCTCTGGCAACATTTCCGTCAATGTGTTTCCTGTTGGTCTATCTCgcaaagaaaagagattaaaaaaaaaaaaagacctttgcttccttctgctctttcaCTGCGATGCCCCAGAGAAACCGTCTCCCTTTCTCTGCACCAGTGCCTGCGGCCCCGCGGGCGCCCACCCGCTTCGGGCAAGGAGCGCCCCAAGCCCCCAGCCGCGGCTGGGGCTCGCCCGCCCGTGGCCGCGGGGTGCCCGCCAGGCTCGGCCCCGGGCTCGGTGCGGAGCGAggcggggcaggcagggacacgCCGGGTCCCAGCCCCGCTGCGGAGCGGCAGCCGCGTCCCGGGGCCGGAGGCTCTGGCCAGTGCCACTGAGTCACTCTGTTTGCCTTTCTGTCTTGCTGGCTGCACCCTTTGAAATTTGCTGCATTGTTTTTCAAGATTTTGCTTGCGTCAGGCTTTAGTAATTCTGGTgcaaaacagactcaaaaaAATAGGAAGCAACTGGTTATTTTAGCTGTCATAAAGTCACATCCCACACAGAGGAAATGAACAATATCAGAAAAACGGATCCCGGCTATCAGAAGTCGAGTGTTTCCTGAATTTGTCTGTATTGAGGATGTCGATAAAGTAATCAGCAATGTGCACGACTCTCGGGGAAGAGCCTGCTTCAGGCGGCCAGGAAAACACTTAACAGCTTCTGAAACCAGATTTACTCCTATCGAGAGCTCAAGGTTTCCTGTATGAACGGAAAGGGTCAGCCTCTTTCACTGCACAAATGTGGTGAGTCAGGTCCAGTTTTGCAATCACTAAGAACAAGTGCTGCAGCCCGGGCGCGGGGCTCAGCCCCCGCAGCGGGGACGCTTCCCCCGGCCGCGGGCGAGAAGGGGCCGCCtgggccccggcccggcccgaccCGACCCGCCCCGACCCGCGGGGGGCCCGTCGAGCGGAGCCGGCCTCCCGCCTGTTTTTCAAGTCATCCgcaggaaaaggctgagatcTGCCATGCGATCTCCCAGCACAATTAACGCTCCCCACCAAAACCACACGCGACATTAGTAAGGACACTCTCAGAGTCACTTggttgaaggaaaacaaatctgagTCACCGCGGCCGCGCACTGTGGTCTCGCTGCCAGCGCCGGAGCGCGGCGCGCCTTTAATTTACTGTAAATCAGACGGGGGCCGGAGGGAGACAGGGGGAGCGCGGAGAggcggcggggcaggcgggAAAGCGGGGGCAGAATTCAGTCACTTCCCattcccccccagcccccgacGGCAGGACGGGACGGGACGAGATGGGGACGGGAGGGGAGCGGCGCggctgcagccggggagggcgggggagCATGGCTTACCCAGGGGGTCCTGCCGGATCAGGGCGTGCGCGTAGTCGCCGACGGCGCGGGGGAAGGAGTAGAGGGGCCCGGCGTAGGCGCCGGTGCCGTAGGTGGCGGCGAGGTGGTGGGAGAAGGCCGGGTGGATGGGGGTCGGCTCGTAGATGGGGGTCCGGTACGGGGACACCAGGCTGGTGAAGGAGGAGTTGGGCGACGGCAGCgtcggcggcggcggggcgggcagggagtggggggccggggcggcggcggggccgcggcccaGGATGTCCTCGATGTAGAAGGGCGTGGGGTGCGCGGGCTGGAGCAGCGGCGTGGGCGCGTACAGCGGGACGCCGACGCCCAgggccgccgccgctgccggcgccGCGCCCGGCGGCTGGTACTGCAtggcgcggccgccgcccgcgcaccccccgcgcccccggccgcccctgCGGAAAGCCGGCCCCGACCGCGGCGGCTGGGTGCTGGCACCGCCGCCGCGGGTTTCTCTGGGCTCGGGTTACCCTTCGATAGGTTTCTATTGGCGCGGGGCGGAGCCCGCCTGGTCTCTGTCCCCTTCCTGCCACGGCTCCGTCTAGCCAATGAGCCCGGCCAGGGAAGGGGGAAACCACCCCCCGCCGGCAAACactccccccgcctccccgaGCAAACTCCCCGCGGCGCCAATCAGCCACCGCCGCGGCCCGGGGGAGCCCAGGCGGCGGGGCGCGATCGGCAGCGCGCCCGGGCCCCGACGGCACCGCGCGGGGGGTCCG from Ciconia boyciana chromosome 8, ASM3463844v1, whole genome shotgun sequence harbors:
- the HHEX gene encoding hematopoietically-expressed homeobox protein HHEX — translated: MQYQPPGAAPAAAAALGVGVPLYAPTPLLQPAHPTPFYIEDILGRGPAAAPAPHSLPAPPPPTLPSPNSSFTSLVSPYRTPIYEPTPIHPAFSHHLAATYGTGAYAGPLYSFPRAVGDYAHALIRQDPLGKPLLWSPFIQRPLHKRKGGQVRFSNDQTIELEKKFETQKYLSPPERKRLAKMLQLSERQVKTWFQNRRAKWRRLKQENPQATKKEEVEGADSHSDQRLESCPTPEQKGKEVSLDGSQYTPSPASQEDLESDVSDDSDQEVDIEGDKGYYNPTH